GTGGGGAAGCGGGGCTCTTCGAAGGCGTCGTCCTTCCACGTGTGCTGGGTGAAGGCGGCGGTCCCCGCCCGGGTCGTCGCCGTGCAGCGGGTGATGTTCGCGGCGGTGAAGAGGCACGGCTCCGCGTGGGGGAAGGACAGGGCGGCGGCGGTGAAGGCGCCGTTGATCATGCCCGCGTCGAACTGACCCGCGCTGAGCAAACGGTAGAACTCCCGGCTGAAGGGCAGCGCCTGGGAGGTCTGGTAGCGGCTGCGGAAGGCGATGACGTAGCGGGTGCCCTGGTCGATGAAGAGCTTGGCGAAGCGTCGCTCCCAGCCAATCAGACAGGAGCTGAAGAAGGCGAGCAGCCGAGGCGCGTTCTGGCCGCGTTTGAAGGCCCGTTGGACCTGCTCGTAGGTGAACTCGACGTCCCGGCTGGAGTCGTTGATGTCCACGGTCCACTGGATGACGCTCGTCAGGTCATGCCAGTACGTCTGCGGGGTGATGAAGTTCTTCTTCGCCCACGCGGTGAGGGACTGCGCGTCGAAGTTGGTGCGCACGCAGAGGTCCTGCTCCTCGGTGGTGAGCCTCTGCACCTTGGTGTTGTCGCTCCGGCACCATGTGGGGTAGCGCGGAATGGCCATGTCCATGGACGCGAGCCGCGAGCCGTGCCGGGAGCAGCGGACGTTGCCGTGGGTGACGTGGTGGTAGATGTCGCAGTCCCCCAGGTCCGTCATCCACGTGTCGAAGTTCGCGTTCTGGTTGAAGTGGCGCTCCCGGAAGGGGCCCCGTGAGACGCGGGTGAACGCCTCACTCACGTTGGACAGCTCCACGTCCCACTGCAAGCCAGGGTCGGCGCGGTCGTAATAGAAGAGCGTCTTTATCTGGTCGGGCGGGGTGGCCGTGTCGAGCGTGAGGATGTCGGCGTGGGTGATGTCCCAGCCGCGCAGCTTGAGGTTGCACTTGCCGCAGAAGTGAGGGTCGTAGGTGTTCGCCGCCTGGTGCGGGTATTGCGGCCGGGCCCCGTCCCAGTCGGGGTAGCTCATCATGCAGTTGTGGTCGAACTGGTCATGGTGCTGTTTCACCACGCCCATGGATGCCTCGTGGTGGGTCAGCCAGAAGCAGTGTCCGACCTCGTGGGTGAAGACGAAGTCGGCGTTCGCGTTCACGCGCTGGTCAATGATGCCCAGCAGGTCATTGTTGCCATTGGAGGTCGTGGGGACCTCTCCAATCTCCGACGTCTCGAGCGCGTTCCGGATGTCGTCCGACAGCATGTATTCCAGCATGACGATGCCGCCGCACGGCGCGTGGCCGGTGCGGATGTTGTCGGAGATGAGCGAGAGGAGGAATCCGCCGGCGCTGGCGACATTCGGCGTGGTCACCATCTCGTTGAACATGTCGCTGACGAACATGAAGATGTTGTCTTTGTCGGTCGAGGAGAGCACCGCGACGGGGTTGAGCCGCACGACGGGGCTGGCGTCATGGACGTTCAGGGTGTCCAGCAGGCCGACGACACTGGCCACGGACGGTTTCACATTCGTCCGGATGTGGTTGAACCAGTTCGCGTAGTCCGCGTTGTTGATGACCTGGGAGATGCGCCGGTACAGCGTGTGGGTGAAGTCGACGTCCAGGTAGGACTCCGCGTAGCGGGCCCGGCATTTCTGCGGCAGTTGCCCATGGTTGCGCAGGGGCCAGCCCACGACGCCGAAGACCTCCACCCGGCGCCAGACGACGATGGGCTTCGTCTCGAACTTGCAGACGGGATTGGCGATCTCGAGCGCGGCGGCGTTGCCGCGGCCCTCGTAGCTGAGCCGCGCGCGCACCTGGTAGCGGTCGCCGCCAATCAGCGAGGGCTGGAGGTAGATGCCCGAGCGCCCCACGCGGGCCAGATGCTGGCCGGTGTCCGTGCAGGCCGGCGCCCAGAGCACCTTGTTTCCGGCATCCTCCGTGGGCACCGCGTAGGGCGCGTAGGGCTGGGGCTCGCGCCAGAAGGGGTTGCGGAAGTTCTGCGCCCGGGTGCGGATGCCGCCGTAGGCCGCCGGGCAGTTGGTGCTGCCGAGGTTGCGCTCGAGGTCGACGTAGTCGCTGCGCAGGACGCGGTTGATGTAGGCCCGCGTTCCCGAGTGCAAGCGGTCGTTCATGGGCAGGTGGGACACGTCCTCGCCGGGTTCGAGCGCGGACCAGTCCACCCGCACCGCGCCCACGGCCTGGGGGGCGACGACGCGGCGGTTGTCATGGCCCTTGAGGTAGATGACGGCTTCGAGCGGCACGAGCGGGCGGTTGAGCTTGCCGGCCTCGCTCGCCGTCTTGTTGTGCAGCGCGGCCCAGTTGACGGGGGCGTTGCCCCGGCCGGGCGGAAGCTGCCGCATGAATTCGTCGGTCCGGTTGGCCAGGTCCTCGTCGAAGCCCACGGCCTCCACGTAGACCCGCAGCGGAGCGCCGTTGCCGCCCAGGGCCGTGCCGTCCGGGACGGGGACGCCCTGGTCGTCCGCCAGGGTGGGCCGCGCGCCATGGTGGTGTGCCAGCGCGCCATCCAGCGCATCCTCGAACTCGAGGTTCGTGGGCGCGGGGAGGATGCGCAAGTCGCCGTGGTTCCGCCGGAAGCGCTCCTTGGCCTTGTTGAAGTAGTCCGGCGTGACGGACGCGCGCGCCGGCGGCCCCGCGTAGTACCCGAGCTGGTTGAGCTTGTGGCAGATGCTGTCCACCGTGCCGCGGACGAACACCGCGCCCGAGGCCAGCCAGGGGCCGCGGACGACGTCCACCGAGTGGTAGAGGACGTTGACCTGCGCGGTGCTGGGGGGCGGGGGCGGGAGGACCACCACCACGTCCTCACGGCGGGGCTCGTCGTCGTGCCGGAGGGCCTCACAGGGCACCACGCTGTCCAGCTCGCTGTTGGGCAGGTCCTCGGGTTGGCGGAGGTCCTCGTCCTCGTCCGCCGCGATGACGGCGTCCACCCGGAGCGTGTACGGCGCGCGCAGGGGCGTGGCGAAGGGTTCGTGGACGGCGTCGTTGCCCACGTTCAGCGCGCCCGTCCAGTCCAGGGGCGCCGGGCCGCCCTGACAGTCGAGCGCGGCGGAGCGGTACACGACGGCGCCCGCGTAGTCCCTCACCTCCAGTTGGACGGAGACGAGCCGGCCCGCGTCGGGCGGGTCGTAGGTGACGGCGAGCGTCTCCTGGGAAGGTGCGAAGTGCGTCCAGGCGCAGCGCAGGGGCAGGTAGGGCATCGTCAGGTCGCGGGAGTGGAGCGCCTGCGGTACGGCCGCAGGTAGTGGCGCTCAATCCAGTCCATCTTTCGGGAAGGGGTGAGGTACGGCCGCGCGAGCACCGCTTGCGGCCAGACGTGGACGGGGTCCGTGTCGAAGTGCTCGCCCAGGCACACCTGGCAGGCGATGAAGCGCGCCACGTCCCAGCGGCGGGTGAGGCCATGCGTGCTCGCGGCGGTGATGCCGCGCTCGGTCCGGGCGCGCAGCTCCGGCTCGCCCAGGTCCGCGCATTCTCGCGGGAGCTGCGCGCGCAGGAAGCGCATGACGCTGGCCACGTAGACACCGCGTGCCGAGCTGTCGAGGCACGCCATCTGCTCGGTTCGAATCCTCAGCACCGCGCACACCCCGGGACTGAACGTCGGAATGTGCTGAATTTAACGTTTTGCTGGGATGCGCTTCAACGGGCGAGGGCGCCAGACGCAGCAGCGGGGCGGCCCCTCCGTGAAGGAGTGACGCGCCCCGCCGTGCTCACGTCCTGGGTGAAGCGTGACTACTCGATGGTCCAGGCCACGGTGCCCGTGCAGCTCGTGTTGGCGTAGCAGCCCGCGCGAATCTGGTACGCGCCGCCCGCGCCGGCCGGCACCTTGTAGCTGGCGCTGGACAGCTTGCCGCAGCCGGTGCCGTCGTCGTTGGTGGCCACCTGGGTGCCCGCGGCGTTGTACAGGCGGATGAAGGTGTCTCCGGTGCCGGAGGCGCCCGCCACGTTGCAGGTGCCGAAGGAGAGGCGCTGGCCCGCCGTCAGGTTGACCGTCTCGTTGGTGGTGTTCTGCCGCGCGCTGTTGGAGTTGACGGCGCTGTAGTTGAACGTGCCGGAGGTGGCCGGCGGCGTGCTGGTGCCAATCGTCCACGCCACGGTGCCGCTGCAGCTCGTGTTGGCGTAGCAGCCCGCGATGATTTCGTAGGCGCCCGCGGCCACGGCGGTGAGGGTGACGTTGGAGCCACGGCCCGAGTCGCAGCCGTCATCGTTGGAGGCGACCTCGATGCCGCTGGGGCCATTGACGCGCAGCCAGGTGTCGCCGGTGGCGGCGGCGCCCGCGACGCCGCAGGTGCCCACGGTGAGGCTCTGGCCGGCCGTGAGCTCCACCACGTGACGGGTGGTGTTCACGGTGGCGTTCTGGGTGTTGCCGGCCGTGAAGGGGAAGGTCGTCTGCGGCGGCGGCGTGCTGTTGCACAGCCGGACGCTGGTGTTGGCGGCGCAGAAGGCCTCGATGGCCGGACGCACGTAGGTGATTTCCTCGCCGGCGCACCCGTTCTCCGGGCACGTGTTCACGACGAAGCAGCCACCCTGCTGCACGTAGTCATCATCACCCCGCACCAGGATGCCGGCGATGGTGTGGTTCGCCATGTCATAGACGGCGGAGCCGGAGTTGCCGCCGAAGGTGTCGGTGGTGGCGACG
This genomic window from Myxococcus hansupus contains:
- a CDS encoding trypsin-like peptidase domain-containing protein: MRIPRTGASRKLLGALLCTLSATACGPEQASDSVGGGTTEQPVVYGNDDRMDVYEHPDAVLRQYAMQASAVMVDPYEIDDTNPNNVVFDSPTLGELGVCSSQRFYNDPSPGYCSGTLIDDDLLLTAGHCVENASDCASFKWAFNFYRPNANSVQTMTTQDIFSCREIVVRRDNTSNGRTLDYAIIRLDRPATPRFTPAPIRPGNTALATGTNVAVIGSGSGIPLKIDSGGRVRNGRPNTVDYFVATTDTFGGNSGSAVYDMANHTIAGILVRGDDDYVQQGGCFVVNTCPENGCAGEEITYVRPAIEAFCAANTSVRLCNSTPPPQTTFPFTAGNTQNATVNTTRHVVELTAGQSLTVGTCGVAGAAATGDTWLRVNGPSGIEVASNDDGCDSGRGSNVTLTAVAAGAYEIIAGCYANTSCSGTVAWTIGTSTPPATSGTFNYSAVNSNSARQNTTNETVNLTAGQRLSFGTCNVAGASGTGDTFIRLYNAAGTQVATNDDGTGCGKLSSASYKVPAGAGGAYQIRAGCYANTSCTGTVAWTIE